The following coding sequences are from one Roseburia hominis A2-183 window:
- a CDS encoding AAA family ATPase, giving the protein MNYTQAQIDRANAVSLEDFLRTQGETLIKSGREYRWKEHDSLTVRGNKWFRHSQSKGGYPIDFVMEFYGKSFPEAVQLLTGESAEGQSEASTAPPTAFHLPLHNRTADRAIQYLCESRGLNKTLVEAFLLSGDIYEDAKRHNVVFVGRDRSGTPRYAHVRGTADPFRQDIAGSDKSYPFHYEGNGNQLFVFEAPIDLLSFICLYPQDWQARSYLALGGVSGKALDRFLSERKDTRKVFLCLDSDTAGSEACTRLAQDIPGEIAVIRLVPARKDWNDVLRQQGDIPSRKFIAETITLRELPTAQPVPMLRMADVELTSVDWLWFPYIPFGKLTIIQGNPGEGKTYFAMRLAAACTNRKPLPGMETLEPFNIIYQTAEDGLGDTVKPRLMKAEADLERVLVIDDRDTPLTLADERIARAIRENNARLVIIDPVQAFLGADVDMNRANEVRPIFRSLGDIAQATGCAIVLIGHLNKAAGTQSTYRGLGSIDITAAVRSLLFIGKLKDSPTTRVLIHEKSSLAPPGQSLAFSLGDEKGFEWIGAYDITADELLTGTDTAKTESKTAQAEMLILELLADGKKMPSAELEKAVNDRGISSRTMRTAKSRIGDRLVTEKDGTAWVCYLRS; this is encoded by the coding sequence ATGAATTACACCCAAGCACAGATTGACCGGGCGAACGCCGTCAGTCTGGAAGATTTTCTCCGCACACAGGGAGAGACACTTATCAAAAGCGGACGGGAATACCGCTGGAAAGAACATGACAGCCTGACCGTCCGGGGAAACAAATGGTTTCGCCACAGCCAGAGCAAGGGCGGCTATCCCATTGATTTTGTCATGGAGTTTTACGGCAAGTCCTTTCCCGAAGCAGTCCAGCTCTTAACCGGCGAAAGCGCCGAGGGACAGAGCGAAGCCAGCACAGCACCGCCCACAGCGTTTCACTTGCCCTTGCACAACAGAACAGCCGACAGAGCAATTCAATATCTTTGCGAAAGCCGAGGTCTCAACAAAACGCTTGTTGAGGCTTTTCTTCTTTCCGGGGATATTTACGAGGACGCAAAGCGGCACAATGTTGTGTTTGTCGGCAGAGACCGAAGCGGTACGCCGAGATACGCCCATGTGCGAGGAACGGCAGACCCATTCAGACAGGACATTGCCGGGTCTGACAAATCCTATCCGTTCCACTATGAGGGAAACGGCAACCAGCTCTTTGTCTTTGAAGCACCGATTGACCTTTTGTCCTTTATCTGCCTTTATCCGCAGGACTGGCAGGCAAGGAGCTACCTTGCCCTGGGCGGCGTTTCAGGCAAAGCCCTTGACCGTTTTCTTTCTGAACGCAAGGACACCCGAAAAGTGTTCCTCTGCCTTGACAGCGACACCGCAGGAAGTGAAGCCTGCACCCGGCTGGCACAGGACATTCCCGGCGAGATCGCCGTCATTCGCCTTGTCCCGGCAAGGAAAGACTGGAACGATGTTCTCCGTCAGCAAGGGGACATTCCCAGCCGCAAATTCATAGCCGAGACAATCACGCTGCGAGAGCTGCCCACCGCCCAGCCTGTTCCCATGCTCCGCATGGCAGATGTGGAGCTGACGAGCGTGGATTGGCTATGGTTTCCCTATATCCCCTTTGGAAAGCTGACGATTATACAGGGCAACCCCGGCGAGGGCAAGACCTACTTTGCCATGCGTCTTGCGGCGGCTTGCACCAACCGAAAGCCTTTACCCGGTATGGAGACCCTTGAGCCTTTCAACATCATCTACCAGACCGCAGAGGACGGTCTGGGCGATACCGTCAAGCCCCGACTGATGAAAGCGGAAGCAGACCTTGAAAGAGTGCTTGTCATTGACGATAGGGACACACCGCTGACCCTTGCCGATGAGCGCATAGCAAGGGCAATCCGGGAAAACAACGCAAGGCTGGTTATCATTGACCCGGTACAGGCGTTTCTGGGCGCAGATGTGGACATGAACAGAGCAAACGAGGTGCGCCCGATATTCCGCAGTCTGGGAGACATTGCACAGGCTACCGGGTGCGCTATCGTGCTGATTGGACACCTGAACAAAGCCGCAGGAACGCAAAGCACCTACCGGGGATTGGGGTCTATCGACATTACGGCGGCAGTCCGCAGTCTGCTTTTTATCGGCAAGCTGAAGGACAGCCCTACAACGAGGGTGCTTATCCATGAGAAAAGCTCCCTTGCGCCGCCCGGACAGTCCCTTGCATTTTCTCTGGGAGACGAGAAAGGCTTTGAGTGGATAGGGGCTTATGACATTACCGCTGACGAGCTTCTTACCGGGACAGACACCGCCAAGACGGAAAGTAAGACCGCACAGGCAGAAATGCTGATACTGGAACTGCTGGCAGACGGAAAGAAAATGCCGAGTGCAGAGCTGGAAAAAGCGGTCAATGACAGGGGCATATCCTCACGCACGATGAGGACAGCTAAAAGCCGTATTGGAGACAGGCTTGTGACCGAGAAAGACGGCACAGCATGGGTCTGCTATCTCCGAAGCTGA
- a CDS encoding transposon-encoded TnpW family protein yields MNNTATNSTTCPTVRKQIGKTTYIVRVHFSETAKETMEDKIKRMLREEVRKM; encoded by the coding sequence ATGAACAATACCGCAACCAACAGCACCACTTGCCCTACTGTCAGAAAGCAGATTGGCAAGACAACCTATATCGTCCGTGTCCATTTCAGCGAGACCGCCAAGGAGACGATGGAGGACAAAATCAAGCGTATGCTCCGTGAGGAAGTCCGCAAAATGTGA
- a CDS encoding Maff2 family mobile element protein, giving the protein MAFFEQAITVLQTLVIALGAGLGIWGVINLLEGYGNDNPGANAHVR; this is encoded by the coding sequence ATGGCATTTTTTGAACAGGCAATTACCGTTCTTCAGACTCTCGTTATCGCTCTGGGCGCTGGTCTTGGTATCTGGGGTGTCATCAACCTGTTGGAAGGTTACGGCAACGACAACCCTGGCGCCAATGCTCATGTACGGTAA